One Setaria viridis chromosome 7, Setaria_viridis_v4.0, whole genome shotgun sequence genomic region harbors:
- the LOC117865573 gene encoding uncharacterized protein, producing MAAAAPMLVHVESIQTAVPAGAAGSGRSLPIAVSGPPLAAAELQRRFRAVLYYRGAGAAGELEAAARERGAWVKESLSAALVDHPEMAGRLRRRGDDGRLWEVRLMDTGVRLVQTSVEATMAAFLRASGADRERKEAALALWTDVDVQEPYICAPFFMQLTRFQDGGYAVGASCSLLLADPLSLAGFLKSWARKHAELQAQGKIVANPVIQYTRYLQSAGGAARRVKSVPVDTDIATGTTTTTVLFRAAGGGTSDHRALAAACVAMAIERLGAKALPRFTVMARDGSEGLNVKTCTADGDEKPCNGHEHAPRVSHWRDEAGLEDLTLEGNKPVHVSYCVSPCADEGLVVVMPAGGAELLISATVPNYIYM from the exons atggcggcagcggcgcccatGCTTGTCCACGTCGAGTCCATCCAAACCGCCGTCCCAGCGGGCGCCGCCGGGTCGGGGCGGTCGCTGCCCATCGCCGTGTCCGGTCCGCCGCTCGCAGCCGCGGAGCTGCAGCGCCGCTTCCGCGCCGTGCTCTACtaccgcggcgccggcgcggccggcgagctggaggcggcggcgagggagcgcGGCGCGTGGGTGAAGGAGTCGCTCAGCGCGGCGCTGGTCGACCACCCGGAGATGGCGGGgcggctgcgccgccgcggcgacgacgggcgcCTGTGGGAGGTGAGGCTCATGGACACCGGCGTGCGGCTGGTCCAGACCTCGGTGGAGGCGACCATGGCGGCGTTCTTGCGGGCGAGCGGCGCCGACCgggagaggaaggaggccgCGCTGGCGCTGTGGACCGACGTGGACGTGCAGGAGCCCTACATCTGCGCACCGTTCTTCATGCAG CTGACACGATTCCAGGACGGTGGCTACGCCGTCGGCGCCAGCTGCAGCCTGCTCCTCGCCGACCCGCTGTCCCTCGCCGGCTTCCTCAAGTCGTGGGCTCGCAAGCACGCGGAGCTCCAGGCGCAGGGCAAGATCGTCGCCAACCCGGTGATCCAGTACACGCGCTACCTCCAGAGCGCAGGCGGCGCCGCCAGGCGCGTCAAGTCCGTCCCAGTGGACACCGACATCGCCACCGGCACCACGACGACGACCGTGCTCTTcagggcagccggcggcggcacgtccGACCACCGTGCCCTCGCGGCGGCCTGCGTCGCCATGGCCATCGAGAGGCTCGGCGCCAAGGCGCTCCCGCGATTCACGGTAATGGCCCGCGACGGCTCGGAGGGGCTGAACGTCAAGACGTGCACGGCGGATGGTGACGAGAAGCCTTGTAATGGGCACGAACATGCGCCACGGGTCTCGCACTGGCGCGATGAGGCCGGTCTCGAGGACCTGACGCTGGAAGGGAACAAGCCCGTGCACGTATCGTACTGCGTCTCGCCGTGCGCCGACGAGGGTCTCGTGGTTGTGATGCCGGCAGGCGGTGCCGAGCTCTTGATCAGTGCAACTGTTCCGAATTACATCTACATGTAA
- the LOC117864218 gene encoding GTP-binding protein YPTM2, translating to MNPEYDYLFKLLLIGDSGVGKSCLLLRFADDSYLDSYISTIGVDFKIRTVEQDGKTIKLQIWDTAGQERFRTITSSYYRGAHGIIIVYDVTDQESFNNVKQWLNEIDRYASDNVNKLLVGNKCDLTANKVVSYEAGKALADEMGIPFMETSAKNATNVEQAFMAMAASIKTRMASQPAAANARPPTVQIRGQPVNQKTSCCSS from the exons ATGAATCCCGAGTA CGACTACCTCTTCAAGCTTCTTCTTATTGGTGATTCTGGTGTTGGCAAGTCATGCCTCCTCCTGAGATTCGCG GATGACTCATACCTGGACAGTTATATCAGCACAATTGGAGTCGACTTT AAAATCCGCACAGTTGAGCAGGATGGGAAGACCATCAAGCTTCAGATT TGGGATACTGCTGGGCAAGAACGTTTTAGGACAATTACGAGCAGCTACTACCGAGGAGCCCATGGCATTATC ATTGTGTATGATGTCACAGACCAAGAAAGCTTTAACAATGTAAAGCAGTGGCTGAATGAAATTGATCGCTATGCAAGCGACAATGTAAACAAACTCCTTGTTGGGAACAAGTGTGACTTGACGGCGAACAAAGTTGTGTCATATGAAGCAGGCAAG GCTCTTGCTGATGAGATGGGCATCCCGTTCATGGAGACCAGTGCGAAGAATGCTACTAATGTGGAGCAGGCTTTCATGGCTATGGCTGCATCCATTAAGACCAG GATGGCTAGCCAACCTGCGGCAGCTAATGCCAGGCCGCCGACAGTGCAGATTCGTGGCCAGCCCGTTAACCAGAAGACGTCCTGCTGCTCTTCTTAG
- the LOC117864220 gene encoding uncharacterized protein, translating to MVLYYHYGYGSPRFLEVAQGFHQRGIPWSEARGGAGVAVKKVKRYLAEMDKAVNYDYYYDDELRYTRFKSPFDRRPLVGRRTRYRKNEGKRTLRLVGSSTANYMRQCEEDAFGDFDSDDWEDEV from the exons ATGGTGCTGTACTATCACT ATGGGTACGGGAGCCCCCGTTTCCTGGAGGTTGCCCAGGGCTTCCACCAGCGCGGGATCCCCTGGTCCGAGGCGAGAGGGGGAGCCGGCGTCGCCGTGAAGAAGGTCAAGCGCTATCTCGCGGAGATGGACAAGGCGGTGAACTACGACTACTACTACGACGACGAGCTCCGCTACACCCGCTTCAAGTCGCCCTTCGACCGCCGCCCCCTCGTTGGCCGCCGCACACGATACAG GAAGAACGAGGGGAAGCGcaccctccgcctcgtcgggaGCAGCACCGCGAACTACATGCGGCAATG TGAGGAGGATGCATTTGGTGATTTCGACAGCGATGACTGGGAGGACGAGGTGTAG
- the LOC117864219 gene encoding uncharacterized protein, whose product MAFAQRYGYGSAGFFEVVQGLHPRGIPKSEARGGAGVAVNKVKKYLAQMDRAVDYDFYDDDDLRYVRFKSPFNRRPLIGRRPSLGKNAGKRTLRLVGGSSPDYLRQCEEAAFGDFDDSDDWEDEV is encoded by the exons ATGGCCTTCGCCCAGAGAT ATGGATACGGGAGCGCTGGGTTCTTCGAGGTCGTGCAGGGCTTGCACCCGCGCGGGATCCCCAAGTCCGAGGCGAGAGGGGGAGCCGGCGTTGCTGTGAACAAGGTCAAGAAGTATCTCGCCCAGATGGACAGGGCCGTGGATTACGACTtctacgacgacgacgacctccgCTACGTCCGCTTCAAGTCGCCCTTCAACCGCCGCCCCCTCATCGGCCGCCGACCATCCCTCGG GAAGAACGCGGGGAAGCGcaccctccgcctcgtcggggGCAGCAGCCCAGACTACCTGCGGCAATG TGAAGAGGCTGCGTTTGGTGATTTCGATGACAGCGATGACTGGGAGGACGAGGTGTAG
- the LOC117864217 gene encoding protein WHAT'S THIS FACTOR 9, mitochondrial, whose product MQKVRLKWVKNRGLDHLIERTTSIRASCLLLDHLARLPAASPVPARSLARLQKPLGLTVPVLRFLRRHPTLFAEQPHPRFPTLPSFSLTPASHTLLARLADASAHDAHLRLARLLLLTRSRSLPLASVLPLRFDLGLPFNFAAAFPATHPGVFAVANNRISLLSASGLPEDIAVSSLQRRHAAAIDTATYRALSRPPSSSSAPLAFPMRFPRGYGSMKKVKAWMDEFHRLPYISPYHDASGIDPESDIFEKRNIGLLHELLGLTVHKMVRRNAIRLLREELGLPHKFTRLFTRYPGVFYLSLKCKTTTVVLREGYERGKLVEQHPLAAVRDKVHYVMRTGVLYRGKGLSKLVLDEDVAEEDGSLDGEEFQGEGMDEDADVECFGMEIVDDDGPAVDEDDEGDSDG is encoded by the coding sequence ATGCAGAAGGTGCGGCTCAAATGGGTGAAGAACCGGGGCCTGGACCACCTGATCGAGCGCACCACCTCCATCCGCGCGTCCTGCCTGCTGCTCGACCACCTCGCGCGCCTCCCAGCCGCCTCCCCCGTGCCGGCGCGCTCCCTCGCGCGCCTCCAGAAGCCGCTGGGCCTCACGGTGCCCGTGCTCCggttcctccgccgccaccccacgCTCTTCGCCGAGCAACCGCACCCGCGGTTCCCCACGCTGCCCTCCTTCTCCCTCACGCCGGCGTCGCACACCCTCCTGGCCCGCCTCGCCGACGCCTCCGCGCATGACGCGCACCTCCGCCtcgcgcgcctcctcctcctcacccgcTCCAGGTCGCTCCCGCTCGCCTCCGTACTCCCGCTCCGCTTCGACCTGGGCCTGCCGTTCAACTTCGCCGCTGCGTTCCCGGCCACCCACCCCGGTGTCTTCGCCGTCGCCAACAACCGCATCTCCCTGCTGTCCGCCTCTGGCCTCCCCGAGGACATCGCCGTCTCCTCCCTccagcgccgccacgccgcggcCATCGACACAGCGACCTACCGCGCTCTGtcccggccgccgtcctcgtcgaGCGCCCCCCTCGCGTTCCCAATGCGATTCCCGCGGGGGTACGGCTCGATGAAGAAGGTCAAGGCCTGGATGGATGAGTTCCACCGCCTTCCCTACATCTCGCCGTACCACGACGCGTCAGGGATAGACCCTGAGAGTGACATCTTCGAGAAGAGGAACATCGGCTTGCTACATGAGCTGCTTGGCCTAACGGTGCACAAGATGGTGCGGAGGAATGCCATCCGGCTGCTCCGGGAGGAGCTGGGCCTGCCTCACAAGTTCACTAGGCTCTTCACGCGGTACCCTGGGGTGTTCTATCTGTCATTGAAGTGCAAGACAACGACTGTGGTGCTTCGAGAGGGATATGAGAGAGGGAAGCTCGTGGAACAGCATCCCTTGGCGGCGGTGCGGGACAAGGTGCATTATGTGATGCGCACTGGAGTGCTATACCGGGGGAAGGGTTTGTCCAAGCTTGTTCTTGATGAGGATGTTGCTGAGGAAGATGGTTCACTGGATGGAGAGGAGTTTCAAGGGGAGGGAATGGATGAGGATGCTGATGTCGAGTGCTTCGGGATGGAGATTGTGGATGATGACGGGCCTGCTgttgatgaggatgatgaaggtGATAGTGATGGCTGA